GTATAGAAACCAATAATCGAGGTAACATTTCAGTCCGCACGTAGGcgaaaatgatataaatatgttattaaaGTGTGAGCATATCTACTGCTGTGAGGACACACTTCCCCATTGTGCCGTAGTTCAATACTGTGATGTCGATCCTAGCTTATAATCATGACATCACAGGTACTACAAATATTTAGAACTACAGTGTAACTTGATGGCagttaataaaacattttccaTAACTAGAACGATATACATTGATAggtatgtctgtctgtttgtctgtctgtctgcctgtctgtctgtatgtacacTCTTAGAGTTGGACCTTCTCAACCCTGAATTGTCAATTCAAAAtggaaaaattaattaattgcaTCCAACACATCAGTACACATGCAGTTAGAGCAATTCAAACCCTGAACCGATATTACTGGAAGCCcatttattatgttttatgaaaGACTGCACCCGTAACATTCGATTTGTGAAGTGAGTAAGTCTGCAAGTTTCTGGAATTATGAGGTCACCAGAAATCATTGATGATACAATGGATCGTGATATTATTCGATGGTCATACATTTCGGCCAATAAAGCAAAACATAGATCTTAGCATTACTTAAAGcacatatataccatatctCTTTCAAAGTTGTTTCATCGTGTTTAGGGTACTGCTATGATAAAGGTCGAAGTCTGTCGTATTTAGGGCGTTGCTATGGTTATAGTCTCCctatatctatttatatctCTGCTCCTTCCATGGTTTATCGTATTGAAGGCGTTGCTATGATGACGGGCGAACTTTCCATATCTATTTATAACTCCACCCCTTCAATGGTTTATCGTATGTAGGGCGTTGCTATGGTGACGAGTGAAGTCTCCTTGCCTATATATAGCTCTATCCCTTCAATGGTTTATCGTATGTAGGGCGTTGCTATGGTGACGAGTGAAGTCTCCCTGCCTATATATAGCTCTATCCCTTCAATGGTTTATCGTATGTAGGGCGTTGCTATGGTGACGAGTGAAGTCTCCCTGCCTATATATAGCTCTATCCCTTCAATGGTTTATCGTATGTAGGGCGTTGCTATGGTGACGAGTGAAGTCTCCCTACCTAAATGTAGCTCTACCCCTTCCATGGTGTATAGTATTTAGGGTGTTGTAATGGTGAATAGCGAAGTTtccttaaatatatttatagctCATGATCAGCCCCTTCCacaatttataatatttaaggTGTTGCTATGATGAATGGAGAAGTTTcctatatctatctatatctcTACCCCTTCCACGATTTATAATATTTAAGGTGTTGCCATGGTGAAGGGCGAAGTGTCCCGACCTATTTATAGCACTGTCCCTTATTGTATCGCCCCCACTTGATCTGTACACCTGGTCTTACACACTCTGTCGGGGAGATAGCGGGTGGAACAGGGCGGGTTCAGCTGCCATAGTTGTTTTGTGCTAATATTTACCTTCACCGGTAATAATATTGACATATTAAAGGAACATTTATCTCAAATATAGCCGTTATGTTTTCGAATCGACCTTCATTTAATGTTCTGATAAATGCTTAAAATTCAGAGTCCTTTATCATCATCATGGAATTAATTTAACTCGCTTCACTAAACTCGCTTCTGTCTAGATCTGCTGCTAAAttgtacattaaaacaaaagtcTACGTTTTAAGATTAAAAAGGACGGTCAAAGGTACATTGCAAGATGAGGGAAAAGCATATTCGCAACAACGTACAATACACATTTCCGGATTGCCATGGCGTTTTGTTAAATTCATATAATTTCCAACGCccattttttttctacatgaACAGAAACTCGTGCATCAATTATAGACAGCATGGACAATGaaaaatgacaatgacaatggaATTGAAAAGCTATTAAGACAACATAAAATCACCAATATATTATGATGGTAGACATGATAATGTTCCCTAGATCGATAATAGATTATAATCTGGTTGTTGAATCCAATGGTTGACGCCTGACCTCTTGTCAATACAATGTCCACTTTATCCATCTGCCTCGTTTCCGGGCTGGTGAGGAAATGTCCTGTGTAAGTTTACCCATGTTTCCAAACCTCAGTGAATTCCGCTGGGTCGTATTTGAGGATATGCTGGCTAGCCGGTTTTACTGCGCTTCGTAGTCCGGGCTTGAGTGCCTTTAATGATGGAGTACAGTCATTAGCAACGGATCGAATGGCTGATTAAGACTCATCTTCATTACGGTTTACATGGaacaaatattgtaaaacatCATTTGTCGATTGTTTAGTGCCATGTAGTGTAGTAAAGTAATAATAGTTCAGtttgataatataatttttttcactCCATACGTGAGGGAGTCCGAATTTCTATTCCTTGAAATGTCACGGTGTTTTTTTCCGCTTGGATGTCTTGAATATGCAAACAATGCCATTGATTAGAATGACTGTACGCCAGGAAGTTGTTTTACTCCGATCGTAGTGTTCAGCATAAGGGCAGTTTAACGGAACTTGTCATCACACGATGTGCTTGGAGTAACTTGGAGACAGAACGTAAGTACGCTTTGATATCATTATGGGTGTGGAAGTTTATCATCCAAAAGAATCctttaatacaggtatgttatcaATAAGGTCATGTGATATACCTATCAAATCAAGACATATCTAGTGAAGGTATATATGGTAGTTATTACATTCAAAATGAATACATACAAATGCGTGTACGATATGTTTAGTAAGATTTGACATAATTATtagtattaaatatatataatctaatATTCTATCTGCTCTACCCCAAAATGCCTATCGGTAATTACAAGGGGCTAATAGGGTGACTTTGCTATATATTGTCTTGGAAAGAAACATGCCAAGTCGCTAGagaacaaaaatataatcattCTGGTGGCGTCACTGTCGTTTATTTCTACTGCTAATTCTATTCaccacatgtatatgtatatgtctattgGTATTAATTGTAACCTGTAAATAGTatcatttcatttcatagtGATGTAAGGTGGTCCAGTTCCGAAGATTTATGTTTGCCCATCccataaaaatatttgtttatgtattgACTATTTTGAGTAATGAAtacatattgtttaaactaatcATTCTAGGAAATTGAAATGCTTTAGATTATCCCAACGATCAAGAGGGTCCCATTTACTACCAATCATTCTATAAATCGATGATTAAAGGAAACAGTGCTGAAGACAGAGGTTTATCCATGGCAGTTATTTCATCCATTTTTTCTGATGTATATGGATAATGAATGGTCATTTTAATATCAACCACTGACTGAAGCCTATATTGCTACCTATAATGAAAGTTTACGTTTGTCTCTTGTAGACGaaaatttgaatataatttaatatatatgaCGTATAATAGTGATTTTCAAGCGTAAATATCGCTCcgcattttttatcaacaaacaaGATTGTCGGCAACAAACAAGATTTGATCAATGTATAAAAGGGTGTTGTTGAGTTCATCAAAAAGAAAACGTTCCTATTTCGGAATGCATTGTTAAAAGTGATTAACCATATTTCATAAAAAGCATTAATACGTGGTCATGAAAAAATCTCTGTTTCAATAAATTTTTCCTTTCGTATTAATTAAAGAAATTTCGTTTTACCGCTCCGTTGTAATATGTTAATAGCTTGCAGCTTTCCCACCTGATCATTTCAGCATGATTCAGCTGAAGCATCACTGTCATCGGACATTAACTGTGCACGCATGGTATAACATACATAACTAGATATGTTAATCAGACTCGTCTGAAGTAGATATGCTAGCTTGAAATGCGATTTCATGACGCACATGGTAATCTATATAGTGGAATGAATCGAATTTACTCAGCATCAACAATTAGTTTCTCGGATGAATGCCAAATGGTGACAAGATGTTCCAGCCAGATAGCATGACACCACGTAACGGATGAAACAGTCTCCCCTCGACGTGCTGAATTACGTAACGGATGAAACAGTCTCCCCTAGACGTGTTGCACCATTGTCTACAACTTCACATTTATATAAGTTAGGATGAAATGAGAGATCTCTTAATCTTACAATGGTAATTTACGGTGCCATCAGGTGAAGTCATTTAAGACAGAAATGGTCGTATTAAGTTGATACCTGTGCAGCTTTAACGCTCTGGCAACAAACACTTCGTGGTTGTGCGGTCGGGTGGCACAATGGTTACACACTTACCTTTCACCAAGGCGGCCGGATCGCAAAATAAATTAAGTTTCCTTTTTCAACAGAAACCTCTTAATGTCATTATTGGGAGCAtgttcatttctttgattttttttttacttgatgGTAATCTAGACTAAGTAGAGAAGTAGGGAGTTAGACTAGGTAGAGAATTGTAATACtttataatttatgaaaatacatataaaaataaacaaaaataaattatagtccattcattttgtattttgtatacattattttgttcaTATAAAGCCATCAAATTGCATTTGTAATTACAATGTGCGAATAAGATTTAATTGAAAGTCCATTGAATTTATCAGTTGGTAAAATAAATCGGGAAAATGATGAATTGTAAAAACACTAATTAACCTCTTAAATGCACAGGCCCAAATTAGCTACACATTGTATCTATTTCTGTTTGTTTCAGGGTAACTATGCGAATTATCAACCAGTCTGATCAACCGGTCTACGGCATGCTGTAAATAACGGATCATTGTATCTACTGTTCATAAAACATCTGTGCTGACTGAATTTTTCGACAGACttttcaaacatatttgatGTCTATTGCATTTGGcagatttcaacaaaacagATTAAATCTGAATTATCATTGGAAGCGCTTTTCAAATGAGGAAATAAGATATTTAAGAACATTGTCTCCCTGCCATATTGACCTCTTTTTGACTTACGGGACTAGAAGATGACGGATTTTGAAGTGAATCAGTAGAAATAACAAAATCGTAATAAATGGAAAACGGAAGTAAAGCCAACGATTCAGACGGGTCCAGATTGTCTGATGTCCAACTGGTCGACCTCATTTATCCGCCAGTCCTTATCGTGACTGGAGTCACGTTCAATATCCTAATTATTGTTGTCATGCGCACTCGGTTCTTCAACGAACAGTCCACTTCCGTTTTTATGACTATGGGAGCTGCCAATGATACCCTGAGCCTTTTGGTTTCCATGCTAACACACTGGTTATACGTCGCATTTCCGGGAGTCTACAACAAGGAGAAGGCTGGATGGATTTGTAAATTTCTAGATTTTTATGGATGGGGAAATTGTGACTTGGGAATTTTGATCACTACATCTATGACAATAGATCGCGCATTCGCGATCAGCTTTCCATTACGAATGGCAAGCGGGAACAACATCAAACGCGCCAAAATAACCGTGGTTTGTATGACGCTGATTGTTGTAGCTAAAGAGTTCCACTTTCTTATTGGTTCTGAAATGGTCGACCCGGATCAAACGGAACGTCTGTGTAATGTTTTTACAACCACAGCAGCTTACACGTATTTCTGGGAGATTGTCTGGCCGTGGCTCCATTTCTCATTTCTGTTGGTTTGTTTTGCTATAATGAGCATAAGTAATGGTATACTCATATATTTTGTGTGGAAATCATCTAAGAATTTAAAGACAAGTGattcaaaaattgcaaaaaggCTAGGAGCGTCACCACGTGCATCAATTTGGCCACATCAAAAGGTTGATCAAAAATGGCGAACTATTACGCCTATGTTAATAGGAGAGTCGTGCGCGTTGTTACTTTTGACATTTCCGTTTACAGTCCAAACGTTCTTTTCCGAGTACAGCCCTACTTTCTATCATAAAATCCAGCCGAAACTGTTGTTTTCTGTGACGTTTTACATGctgtatacaaacaaatgtataacatttataatatatttagttACCGGGTCAAGATTCCGACAAGCTCTTAAAGAATCTgctattatttgttttaaagggAAAAATGCTCTTCGGAGAAAAAGATTTCGAGAACACTTTGTCAATAATGTGAATATCGGTAAATCTGTATCTGAAGGGAAACCCGATTCAAGTCCATCGAATAAATCATCAGTTCAAATTAAACGTGCAGAACAATTAAATGATGATACCAATGTCATCAATACATACCTTTAAGCTTTTgtgtaaacattaatttaaATATTCACATTTCCGGTATGTATTTTCTGTTTGGCTACGCGAATGAAATTGATGTTTACACTTTGGTAAACTTACGTCTGGCGTGTAGGAATACATTGTTGACATTGAGTGAGGTCGGAGTCCCGATTCGGTACACACACGCTTTTTCTGAATTTTCCCATTTTTTGaatttgttgttattatttttttttcatttataaacTATGATGCGCATCAAAACAATATGTGAATTggatatgaaaatgtttaaaatatctcgcggaaatgaaataaacagatAATGTTATTGTGAAACTATAGTCTGTGTGTCTGTTTatgtgtctgtgtgtctgtctgtgtgtctgtctgtgtgtctgtctgtgtgtctgtgtgtttgtctgtgtgtctatgtctgtctgtgtgtctgtgtgtctgtgcgtctgtgtgtgtgtctgtctctgtctgtgtgtttgtgtgtgtctgtatgtctgtgtgtctgtctgtctgtgtgtctgtctgtcttctgtctctctctctgtctatCATTCTCTCATTCTATCACTCTCTCTGTCTATCACTCTCTCTCCTTTTTTAAGTAAAAATACGTGATTTCTGGATAAAGTGATTTGAATATGTTTTCCTACACTGTGACATCATCTACAGAAGGGCATGGGGGAGTGGCGATCTTAGCTTCCTACGACTTCTCAGCCTCGAATTGTAAATTGTAAATGGAAAATTAATCATGTACATCTCAAAGAATGTTATTGTGCCCCTTTTCTACATtttaactgtacaatgtatatacatgtatgtacatatctTGGTTTACCATTCAAAACATCAGTACACAGAGCATTTCAAGCAACGAACTGATATTACTGGGAACCCATTTGTAAGGTTTTATGAAAGATTGCACCCGGAGCAGCACCATGGGAATTCATTTTATTAGTGATGTAGGTTTTGTAAAAGTTTATGATACTATTTGACCTGGAACAGCATCACGAGAACTCATTCCATTAGTGAAGTGAGTAAGGCTGCAAGTTTctggaattatatatatattatccaATGGTCATCGTTTCGGCTAAGAAGGCGTTGCTATGGTGACGGACGAAGTCTCCCTATATCTATATTCATAGCCCTACCCCTTCAATGATGTTTAGTATTTAGGGCGTTGCTATGGTCACGAGTGAAGTCTCCCTTCCTATATATAACTCTACCCCTTCCATGGTTTATCGTATTTAGGGCGTTGCTATAGTGACGGGCGAAGTCTCCCTAAATCTATATATAGCTCTGCCCCTTCCATGGTTTATCGTATTTAGGGCGTGTTACGATGACGGGCGAAGTCTTCCCTATCTATTTATAGCTCTACCCCTTCCATGATTTATCGTATTCAGGGCGTTGCTATGATGAAGGACGAAGTCTCCCTATATCTATTTAAAGATCTTCCCCTTCCATGATGTAAAGTATTAAAGACGTTGCTATGGTGACGAATGCAGTCTCCCCACCTATATAGCTCTATCCCTTCTATGACGTATAATATTTAGGGTGTTGCTATGGGGACGGGCAAATTTTCCCTATCTATTTAAAGCTCTACCCCATTCCATGGTTTAAAGTATTTAGGGTGTTGCTATGGTGACGGGCGAACTCTCCCTATCTGTTTATAGCTCTGCCCCTTCCATGATGTATCTATTTAAGGCGTTGCTATGGCCAGAGACGTATGTCTTTGCTACGGTGAAGGGCGAACTCTCCCAACCTATCTATAGCACTGTCCCTTATTTTATCGCCTCCACCTACACTTGATCTGTACACCTGGTCTTACACACTCTGTCGGGGAGATAGCGGGTGGAACATGGCGGATTCAGCTGCCATAGTTGTTTTATGCTAATATTTACTTTTACCGGTAATAATATTGACATATTAAAGGAACATTTATCTCAAATATGGCCGTTATGTTTTCGAATCGACCTTCATTTAATGTTCTGACAAATGCTTAAAATTCAGAGTCTTTTATCGTCattatgaaattgatttaattcgCTTCAGTCTAGATCTGATGCTAAATTGTATATCAAACGATAGCCTACGTTTTAAGATGAAAAAAGGACGGTCAAAGGTAAAGTGCAAGATGAGGAAAAAGCATATTAGCAACAACGTAGAATACACACATCCGGATTGTCCACTTCACTGAATTAATTAAGGAAATTTCGGTTTACCGCTTCGTTGTAATATGTTAATAGCTTGCAACGTTCCCACCCTATCATTTCAGCATGATTCAGCTGAAGCATGATTGTCATCGGACATTAGCTATACACGCATGGTATAACCTACAAAACTAGATATATTAAATAGACTCGTGCTTGAAATGCGATTTTATGACGcacatgaaatatatacagtggCGTGAATCGAATTTACTCAGCATCAGCAATTAGTTTCTCGGATGATTGCCAAATGATGACAAGATGTTCCAGCAAGTTAGCATGACACCACGTAACGGATGAAACAGTCTCCCCTAGACGTGCTGGATTACGTAACGGATGAAACAGTCTCCCCTAGACGTGCTGGATTACGTAACGGATAAAACAGTCTCCCCTAGACGTGCTGAATTACGTAACGGATGAAACAGTCTCTCCTAGACGTGCTGAATTACGTAACGGATAAAACAGTCTCTCATAGTTCACCGACTTATCTCCTGTTTTAGACGCGAGAGATTTCGCTGTCAACCCCTAGGATAAGACAGATTGCACCCGCTAAGCTTCTGAACCGG
This genomic stretch from Pecten maximus chromosome 16, xPecMax1.1, whole genome shotgun sequence harbors:
- the LOC117344570 gene encoding uncharacterized protein LOC117344570, coding for MENGSKANDSDGSRLSDVQLVDLIYPPVLIVTGVTFNILIIVVMRTRFFNEQSTSVFMTMGAANDTLSLLVSMLTHWLYVAFPGVYNKEKAGWICKFLDFYGWGNCDLGILITTSMTIDRAFAISFPLRMASGNNIKRAKITVVCMTLIVVAKEFHFLIGSEMVDPDQTERLCNVFTTTAAYTYFWEIVWPWLHFSFLLVCFAIMSISNGILIYFVWKSSKNLKTSDSKIAKRLGASPRASIWPHQKVDQKWRTITPMLIGESCALLLLTFPFTVQTFFSEYSPTFYHKIQPKLLFSVTFYMLYTNKCITFIIYLVTGSRFRQALKESAIICFKGKNALRRKRFREHFVNNVNIGKSVSEGKPDSSPSNKSSVQIKRAEQLNDDTNVINTYL